A region of Phaeodactylum tricornutum CCAP 1055/1 chromosome 14, whole genome shotgun sequence DNA encodes the following proteins:
- a CDS encoding predicted protein — protein sequence QPNLPRLPIPSLEETITKFPSYVAALQTPEQQTETRRLCDDFLQGVGPKLQQALLEYEQEGIEHGTRGSYIEEFWNESYLAPDESVVLNLNPFFVLEQSPDPKIAKDQLRRAASLTFASVKLASLLRHETLTPDIFRGKPLCMDQFKVLFGSARQPGGKQVCDQVTVYNDSTHVVVLCQKQFYYFPALWPESGHVAVDEADILDILTAIRLHAAKTDPEEASKTALGVLTSLPRSEWSTVRDELCLDPVNCAALHLIDSALFVLVLDDFTSSSDHALAGNMLHGTNVLPDTIDGYQEGSCLNRWYDKLQLIVCKDGSAGVNFEHSVIDGHTALRFVSDVFAETVVIFAESITALIYGKGRVPHVVEAQVERAANTTDVHGRPLLDVFPKKLLFNLSTFALERIHYAETALCDQIWSCDTHVLESQTYGKSLIVANKLSPDSFVQMSIHLAYYEMYGRLVCGYEPVLTKSYFHGRTEAVRSATPQVKKLCELWTDKAASPAQRLEALREATQEHSRLVKEAAQGKGVDRHLFALRSLAAHQNLPIPEFFHSEAWRLLNHTILSTSNCGNPALKLFGFGPVVHDGFGIGYIIKDNGISYSINSKHRQTARYVRTLEGVLHKLRLLF from the exons CAACCAAACTTGCCGCGTTTGCCCATTCCGTCGCTCGAAGAAACTATAACCAAGTTTCCCAGCTATGTGGCGGCGCTACAGACGCCTGAGCAACAGACCGAGACGCGACGACTCTGTGACGACTTTCTGCAAGGGGTGGGTCCCAAACTACAGCAAGCCCTCCTAGAATACGAACAGGAGGGTATTGAACACGGAACCCGCGGAAGCTATATTGAAGAATTTTGGAACGAATCCTATCTAGCTCCGGATGAATCCGTCGTGCTAAATTTGAATCCATTTTTCGTACTGGAGCAAAGCCCTGATCCCAAAATTGCCAAGGATCAGCTCCGACGGGCCGCTAGTCTTACCTTTGCCTCGGTCAAGCTCGCTAGTCTCCTCCGCCACGAAACTCTCACGCCCGATATTTTTCGAGGCAAACCCTTGTGCATGGATCAATTCAAGGTCCTGTTCGGATCGGCCCGTCAGCCCGGAGGCAAGCAAGTTTGCGATCAAGTCACGGTCTATAACGATAGCACCCACG TCGTCGTCTTGTGTCAGAAACAATTTTACTATTTTCCGGCACTCTGGCCTGAATCAGGCCACGTGGCAgtggacgaagccgacaTTCTTGATATTTTAACGGCCATCCGCTTGCACGCTGCCAAAACGGATCCGGAAGAAGCCAGCAAAACGGCACTCGGGGTTTTGACCTCTTTACCCCGATCGGAATGGTCCACAGTCCGCGACGAGCTCTGTTTGGATCCGGTCAATTGCGCTGCCCTCCATTTGATTGATTCGGCACTCTTTGTCCTCGTCCTGGACGACTTTACCTCATCCTCCGACCACGCTCTGGCTGGAAACATGCTCCACGGAACCAACGTTCTACCCGATACAATCGATGGTTACCAAGAGGGAAGTTGTTTGAACCGATGGTACGACAAGTTACAGCTTATTGTCTGTAAGGATGGTAGCGCCGGGGTCAATTTTGAGCACTCTGTGATAGATGGCCACACAGCGCTACGTTTTGTGTCGGATGTATTTGCGGAGACAGTTGTTATTTTCGCCGAGTCAATTACAGCACTTATTTACGGGAAAGGTCGAGTGCCTCATGTGGTGGAAGCCCAAGTGGAGCGTGCCGCCAATACAACGGATGTACATGGACGACCGTTACTTGATGTCTTTCCGAAGAAGCTACTCTTCAATCTATCTACGTTTGCCTTAGAACGAATTCACTACGCGGAAACGGCCCTTTGTGATCAAATATGGTCGTGCGATACCCACGTCCTCGAGTCTCAAACTTACGGGAAGTCGCTGATTGTGGCGAACAAATTGTCGCCTGATTCGTTTGTACAAATGAGCATCCATCTCGCCTATTACGAGATGTACGGCCGACTTGTTTGTGGATACGAGCCGGTCTTGACCAAGTCTTACTTCCACGGGAGGACCGAGGCTGTCCGCAGTGCCACTCCGCAAGTCAAGAAGCTCTGTGAGCTGTGGACGGACAAGGCGGCTTCTCCGGCTCAGCGACTCGAGGCTTTACGCGAAGCAACACAGGAACATTCGCGGCTTGTCAAAGAGGCGGCGCAGGGCAAAGGTGTTGATCGCCACTTGTTTGCGCTCAGGTCACTGGCCGCGCATCAGAATTTGCCCATCCCTGAGTTTTTTCACAGCGAAGCATGGCGACTACTGAATCACACCATTTTATCCACGTCAAACTGTGGTAATCCGGCCCTGAAGCTCTTCGGGTTTGGCCCCGTTGTCCATGATGGCTTTGGGATTGGCTACATTATCAAAGATAACGGAATTTCTTATTCAATCAACAGTAAACACCGTCAGACGGCTCGATACGTACGGACGCTCGAGGGTGTCCTACACAAGCTCAGACTGTTGTTC
- a CDS encoding predicted protein, translating into MCKKPEPKPHEKEVSSSDDDDSVAESSPKEDTSFPAVAPTHSAKDRNTDYDWLIFLGPALFAKFTPVWTIYAIAIARIATTHLILSLHYQFVDKDNYFNKLTQKQLRREKDDYLTGFYLHMYTQIALQLIFPSMFFSPNEQIWSCAKEVFLSHVLVVEPLYYLAHRWLHVPKQMKAMHGFHHLSIHTLPSTSLVQNFHEHFVYLAVFGPAFMLPFLLQGRQHWAVVGAYLVAFDAINAWGHTNVQIRSWFLTSPWSPLTYLFYTPEFHLGHHAYFNANYGLFMPLWDRLLGTYREYHKKPRAMLPADQQDFVFIGHNGGFGHFLTIPEISVYNVFDQYLLTGLPLKLEFFLMHLVAQVCRLFMSFYYCSRTCVANEFVARTIVLVRTPWDYMSGPSRFDAINREMLQLMRNEHQKYGTRKFGFGNLNKMKQLNDGGMDLTNMIAQDEYLHDKNIRVWTGDTMTVASVYNQIVEVPNLDRLFYIGAGGKVGTAVCELLTTSRPGLKICIFSRHRVLNHPNISYTNNLSDMADYRVVLVGKILSNAMYEKALRTVDQVQTRFMLDYTVPVLPIPALESRGVGMIRHIRIGLLQTRPNNAFLKGHYDWCMSHGENQIVPCHFGCLLNTVNGRETNEVGEINPLQVEQLWKQANARGFYNIPIDYQT; encoded by the coding sequence ATGTGCAAGAAACCGGAGCCGAAACCCCACGAAAAGGAAGTTTCCTCGTCGGATGATGACGATTCCGTCGCCGAGTCCAGTCCCAAAGAAGACACCAGCTTTCCGGCTGTCGCTCCGACGCACTCTGCCAAGGACCGCAACACCGATTACGACTGGTTGATTTTTCTCGGACCCGCTCTGTTTGCCAAGTTCACTCCGGTTTGGACGATTTACGCCATTGCCATCGCTCGCATCGCGACGACGCACCTGATTCTTTCCCTGCACTATCAGTTCGTCGACAAGGACAACTATTTCAACAAGCTCACGCAGAAACAGTTACGTCGGGAGAAGGATGACTACCTGACCGGATTTTACTTGCACATGTACACGCAAATCGCTCTGCAGCTGATTTTCCCTTCTATGTTCTTTAGCCCCAACGAACAGATCTGGAGTTGTGCCAAGGAAGTTTTCCTCTCGCACGTGCTCGTCGTCGAGCCGCTCTACTACCTGGCGCATCGCTGGTTGCACGTGCCCAAACAAATGAAAGCCATGCATGGCTTTCATCATTTGAGTATACACACCCTACCCTCAACGTCTTTGGTGCAAAACTTTCACGAGCACTTTGTCTaccttgccgtctttggcCCGGCCTTTATGCTGCCTTTTTTGTTACAGGGGAGGCAGCACTGGGCCGTCGTGGGAGCCTACCTCGTTGCCTTTGACGCCATCAACGCCTGGGGTCACACCAACGTGCAGATTCGTTCCTGGTTCTTGACCAGCCCCTGGTCGCCTTTGACTTATCTCTTTTACACCCCCGAGTTCCATCTCGGACACCATGCCTACTTTAACGCTAACTACGGCCTCTTCATGCCCCTGTGGGATCGCTTGTTGGGAACCTACCGCGAATACCACAAAAAGCCGCGGGCTATGCTGCCGGCCGATCAACAGGACTTTGTGTTCATCGGACACAACGGAGGATTCGGCCACTTTCTGACCATTCCGGAAATTTCCGTATACAACGTCTTTGACCAATACCTGTTGACCGGACTCCCACTGAAACTCGAGTTTTTCCTCATGCACTTGGTGGCCCAAGTGTGTAGGTTGTTCATGAGCTTTTACTATTGCTCCCGGACCTGCGTCGCCAATGAGTTCGTGGCGCGCACCATTGTGTTGGTGCGCACGCCGTGGGACTACATGTCCGGTCCTAGTCGCTTCGACGCCATCAACCGTGAAATGCTTCAACTGATGCGGAACGAGCACCAAAAATACGGAACCCGCAAATTCGGTTTCGGGAATCTCAATAAGATGAAGCAGCTCAATGACGGCGGCATGGATTTGACCAATATGATTGCACAAGACGAGTACCTTCACGACAAGAATATTCGAGTGTGGACGGGCGATACCATGACGGTCGCTTCCGTTTATAACCAAATTGTCGAAGTTCCCAACCTGGATCGGCTCTTTTATATCGGTGCCGGGGGTAAAGTCGGCACGGCTGTGTGTGAGCTGCTAACCACCAGTCGACCGGGCTTGAAAATATGCATCTTTTCACGCCACCGTGTTCTGAATCACCCGAATATTTCCTACACCAACAACCTCAGTGACATGGCCGACTACCGAGTCGTACTGGTGGGAAAAATATTGTCCAACGCTATGTACGAGAAAGCTTTGCGGACGGTAGATCAGGTCCAAACACGATTCATGCTGGATTACACCGTTCCGGTACTACCCATTCCAGCCTTAGAGTCACGAGGAGTCGGAATGATTCGGCATATTCGCATCGGTCTGCTTCAAACACGGCCCAACAACGCCTTTCTCAAAGGCCACTACGACTGGTGTATGAGCCACGGCGAGAATCAGATTGTCCCGTGTCATTTCGGCTGTCTGTTGAATACGGTAAATGGTCGGGAGACCAACGAGGTGGGGGAGATCAATCCCTTACAGGTCGAACAACTTTGGAAACAGGCCAACGCACGAGGATTTTACAACATTCCCATTGACTATCAGACTTAA